In Pelecanus crispus isolate bPelCri1 chromosome 13, bPelCri1.pri, whole genome shotgun sequence, the DNA window GGTGCTTAAATACATTTACATGCATGGATGTGGGTACCTGATGAGAGTTTGTGAGAATTTGGAGTAAAACCGAGCAGCTCAGCGCTGCGCTTGCGAGTTAATGTTCCCGGTAGATAACTGCGACCGCGTTTGGGAATGACAAACGTGTAAATAGTTGGAGAATATTTCAACCGGTGGATAATTAAGCGCAGTTTCtcagtttgggggtttttaatgGGTAAGCGCTGCatattttcctaatttctgGGTGCGTGAGAAGCAGGCGGGGGGGCAAGAGGAGCCGCTCCGGAGGCCGGATATTcgcgggaggggccggggctgcaACGTTCCTTGGCAGATAAAATCCAAACCTTCCGTTTCTCTTCCTAAAAACACCTCCTCAGAGAGTGGTGGCTGCTCGGATGTACTCAGAAATCCAAGTCTGGTGATTATTTTGCTGTAGAAATACTAATACCGGCTATTCATTCCTCCGTGGATCGCTATAGCAGACTTCATTTAGAAATAGCAGTTGATGTTGGAGCAATGAAATTCACGTGATTTAAACTCTCCAGTTCATGTTCTGGATGATTTAAAATACTCCAAAAATGCACAAAACTATTAGAATTATGTCTACTTTCTAtattgatgattttttttttttttccccccgctccccaggtGATATTTATGCCCATATCTTCACATCCGCTATCTCAGGTCCCTTTAAATGAATACTTCAGGGATTTTGATGCCACTTGTTGGCAGACCAAATGTAATATTTATATGCAATGAGCTGTTAGTTTTTGTATTGTACAAATGTAAatttgtaaagatttttttctagagTTTTTTTGAAGTCACTTATGTAATCTAGGATGTTTCATTTTCCAGCTGTGGGATtgtcttaataaaaaaaaaaaaaagataaactcTTTACTTTGGTTTTTGCATTACTTACTAAATAGTTTAgacattaaaaagacaaaaaaaaaaaaaattgagttttcAACGTAAAACGCAAATCACTTTTTGATTCAACTGGATAATTTTATACttataaaaaaggaaacttttatAAACTGGATATAGAAACTTTTATAAACCGTGCAGATCTTGAGCAGGCCAGGACGGAGACCCTCACCGCGGCCAGAGGCAAGGGCGAGGGCTCGCTGGGTGTCTGCCACCCAAATCATCATCCCACCTGCCTCCAAAATACCATTTTCCTGGGCAAAAGGAGAGCAACAGCTAATGCTTCCGTGGGAAAGCGTGTGAAAAATGCCGGCCGGGGCCATGGGTCTGTGCATGGGGGCAGCCGGGCAGCACCGGCGCGGGCGATGAGGGGAAGGTTCCTGGGCGAGGTCCCTCCTGCCGCCGCGGGGCACGGGCGGGCTCAGGCGGTGAGCGTCCGCTCGAGGAGGAGGGCATCCCTGCTTTTAAGGGGTATTTAATGCGAAACAAAGGACTGCTCCTTTTTTCAgagaatcctagaatcgtttaggttggaaaagacctttaagatcatccagtccaaccattgacctaacgctgcgtcaggggaggtttagattgggtattacgaaaaatttctttgcagaaagagtggtcaagtgttggaacaagctgcccagagaggtgggggagtccccatccctggaggggttcaaaaaaaggggagatgtggcactttgggccatggtttagtgggcatgggggtgttgggttgatggttggactcaTGATCTtggcctttccaaccttaatgattcctagtttctactttcaataaaaaataatccagccaccaagttCTTGCCCTTTTGTTAAATAGTGGCGATAATATTGTTTAAACAGGGCTTTTCCTACGCAAGCGGCGTGGCCGGCGCTcgccgggctgggccgggggcagGTGCTGGCCGTGCCTGCACGCGGTTGCGTTGCGCGGTTCCGTAAGGCCGAGCCCGTGCTGGCCCAAACGCGAGCGGGGCGGCGctgggggcggccgcggggctgctCAAAGGCTTTAGAGCCCTGGCACCCCGTCGGGCACGGACGATTTGAGACCCAAACTCAGCTGTTAGGAGGCGTTCAGTTAAGGCCAGCGCTGGCCTGTCCCTCGCCATTCCGCTCTCGCCTATCCCGCCGCGTCTTGCTCTCGCAACGCGGTATTTCGGCTTTTCCCCTCTTTAATCTCTCAACCGATTTGACATTTCACTTTATTGCACCGATTCAAACAGGCCAAATGGAAATTCCTTTCAGACGTGAATGAATATCTTCTTTTTAACGCAACGCTCGTGCTCCACGCCCCAGGAacagaagggctttttttttttcttggccttGTTGGTTacagagaacaaaattaaactTGTATGGCGCAGATGCCGAAGCCCCCCTGCTGAGTGCATCCCTCAAATGGCATTGGGGGAAGAAATTGCACTCTTCTCAGAGCTGCTTTACCTTCATAAAAACACCCCTTGCTGTCGCTCCCGTAGGTACAATATCATAGGTGTTATATACTTTATATCATCATATGTTTAGGTGATATATGATAATATATGATCATACATGTTATAAAATACATGATATAATAGCGATGCGGTAGAGAACTATCCAATTGTTCTTCCAGTGCACTTTGGAAATGCGTTTTGTcgaaggatattttttttttaacggtAACTTTCGCACATCTTTTAGAAttaaattgtgatttttttttttttttttttttttttttttatgcctttCAGCAGCCTGTGGATTAAATACTACCTTGCCCTGATGCGCAGGGCAGCTGTGTCATCCCAACGCTCGTTTCCAGCCTGGAAAATCCCACCGGACCCTCCTCCACCCACCCAGCTGTGCCTGCTTCCCGCGACGGCGGAGGCTGCGGGGCAGCGGCCGCTCCCGGACCCTCGCCCGCAGGAGGGGGGCAAGAAGCCAAACTTTGCCTCCATCCCTTCTTTCCAATTCAGAACAGGCACCGGGGCAGGGTGAGTTGCCCTTCGGTTGCTCGATCCCCGCCGAAGCTGCTTTTCCAGGCTCGCCGAGCAGGAGCGCGAGGTGGGTTTGCCGAGATGCCCTCTCTCCCCTGGAAGCTGGCCGAgggctggttttggggtgcGGGATGGAGGTGCCGCCACGGGCCCCGGCGGCaggaggggaggccgggggagCGCCGGGCGGGTggccccctcctctgcccccagAGCCCGGACTTTTGGCGTTCCTTTGTTTCTCAGTGAATAAAAGCCCTTTGTCTCCAAACCCGGAGGATCAGCCGTCGAGCCGGGAGAGCCTCTCCCATGACGCAGGcgttggcagtgctggcagccatcccagcccaggctgccttcCTCCCGCTCCGTCCCCCCGGCAAaacccctttcccctccccgccggcagcACGGTGCGGCCGGCTCCGGCCCGGCGGCTGACGCAGGGCGGCCTGCCCGCCTCCATCAATATTTGCTCAGGTGCCGGGAGGGAAGGTTTTAACAGCTCCCGCTGACGCAGGGTGCTCCGGCCTCGCGCCTCCcctcccggggctgccgggcggcccggcccagcccacGGATGGTGCCGGTGCCGAGCATGAGGGACCGGCTGGCGGAGCTGCGGCGGCGAGCAGCGGCCGAGGGCGACCCGCACGAGGATGCCCTGTGCTTCGACAACCCGGCGCTGGTTGGGGACGACGCCAGCCCCGTCGGCCGGGCGCTGCGGGAGGCGGGGGAGCTCTGGCGGGCGCTGGACCggctggagcagctctctgAGAGCATCGACAGCATGGAGCAGGCGGTGCTGTGCTGCACCTCCGAGGAGAGCGTCGCCCGGGAGAAGCAGGGGCTCGCCGCTGCCAGAGCCGCCTTCGCCCGCGAGGCCatggccctgcagccccagctgggcGCCCTGCCGGCAGCGCCGGAGGCGGGGACGGGGCGAGCGGGCCCCCGCGTCCGCCAGAcccagctgtggctgctgctgcggcgGTACCGCGCCGTCCTCGCCCACCACCACGCCCGGGAGAGCCGCTACTGGCAGAGGCTGAAGGAGCAGATCGGGAGGCAGGCGGAGCTGGCGGGCATCGACCTGGG includes these proteins:
- the LOC142594807 gene encoding syntaxin-1B-like gives rise to the protein MRDRLAELRRRAAAEGDPHEDALCFDNPALVGDDASPVGRALREAGELWRALDRLEQLSESIDSMEQAVLCCTSEESVAREKQGLAAARAAFAREAMALQPQLGALPAAPEAGTGRAGPRVRQTQLWLLLRRYRAVLAHHHARESRYWQRLKEQIGRQAELAGIDLGAEDLDRLAESPEAPRIVGRDLEELKAKRHLASAQARQQQLLDLETRMAELHGLFLQLEGLVAEQYGAADSVEQYVLRTLDYAAQAGGEVKKAFKHQRPSRLSALLTAALTLCACCTCLPCLSGTVR